A portion of the Drosophila sechellia strain sech25 chromosome 2R, ASM438219v1, whole genome shotgun sequence genome contains these proteins:
- the LOC6621152 gene encoding pyruvate carboxylase, mitochondrial isoform X1 codes for MFIPAAQSAYRTLRKTQPRVRLNAIFKNGYSSKVEYKPIRSVLVANRGEIAIRVFRACTELGIKSVAVYSEQDKMHMHRQKADESYIVGKGLPPVEAYLNIPELIRVCKENDVDAVHPGYGFLSERSDFAQAVIDAGLRFIGPSPEVVQKMGDKVAARVAAIEAGVPIVPGTDGPVTTKEEALEFCKKHGLPVIFKAAYGGGGRGMRVVRKMEDVEESFQRASSEAKAAFGNGAMFIEKFIERPRHIEVQLLGDKAGNVVHLYERDCSVQRRHQKVVEIAPAPRLPIEIRDKMTEAAVRLARHVGYENAGTVEFLCDESGNFYFIEVNARLQVEHTVTEEITGIDLVQSQIRVAEGMTLPELGYTQDKIVPRGYAIQCRVTTEDPANDFQPNTGRLEVFRSGEGMGIRLDSASAYAGAIISPYYDSLLVKVISHASDLQSSASKMNRALREFRIRGVKTNIPFLLNVLENQKFLHGVLDTYFIDEHPQLFKFKPSLNRAQKLLNYMGEVLVNGPQTPLATTLKPALVSPHVPEVPLDLSPEAIEREERGEAKVTEPPKGLREVLVCEGPEAFAKEVRNRKELLLMDTTFRDAHQSLLATRVRSHDLLKISPYVAHKFNNLYSLENWGGATFDVALRFLHECPWERLEEMRKRIPNIPFQMLLRGANAVGYTSYPDNVVYKFCELAVQTGMDIFRVFDSLNYLPNLILGMEAAGKAGGVVEAAISYTGDVSDPKRTKYDLKYYTNLADELVKAGTHVLCIKDMAGLLKPESARLLITAIRDKHPDIPIHIHTHDTSGAGVASMLACANAGADVVDVAVDSMSGMTSQPSMGAVVASLQGTPLDTNLDLRTVSEYSAYWEQTRTLYAPFECTTTMRSGNADVYLNEIPGGQYTNLQFQAFSLGLGDFFEDVKKAYREANLLLGDIIKVTPSSKVVGDLAQFMVQNDLTADQVLERAEELSFPKSVVEYLQGSIGIPHGGFPEPLRSRVLKDMPRIEGRPGAELKDLDFDKLKKELQESHTCVTNRDVMSAALYPQVTNDFLNFREKYGPVDKLDTRIFLTGPKVGEEFDVPLERGKTLSVKALAVSADLKPNGIREVFFELNGQLRAVHILDKEAVKEIHVHPKANKSNKSEVGAPMPGTVIDIRVKVGDKVEKGQPLVVLSAMKMEMVVQSPLAGVVKKLEIANGTKLEGEDLIMIIE; via the exons ATGTTCATTCCGGCCGCCCAGTCCGCGTACAGGACGCTGCGCAAGACACAGCCGCGTGTCCGGCTCAATGCCATCTTCAAAAATGGCTACTCCAGCAAG GTGGAGTACAAGCCCATCCGGTCGGTGCTGGTGGCTAACCGCGGTGAGATCGCCATCCGAGTGTTCCGTGCCTGCACAGAGTTGGGCATCAAATCGGTGGCGGTCTACTCGGAGCAGGACAAGATGCACATGCACCGACAGAAGGCCGACGAGTCGTACATAGTGGGCAAGGGTCTGCCCCCCGTGGAGGCCTACCTCAACATTCCAGAGCTGATCAGGGTGTGCAAGGAGAACGACGTGGATGCCGTGCATCCCGGCTACGGGTTCCTTTCAGAGCGCAGTGACTTCGCCCAGGCGGTGATTGATGCTGGACTGCGCTTCATTGGCCCCTCACCCGAAGTCGTCCAGAAGATGGGTGATAAGGTGGCGGCTCGTGTGGCGGCCATTGAGGCGGGTGTGCCCATTGTACCCGGCACCGATGGTCCAGTGACCACCAAGGAGGAGGCACTGGAGTTCTGCAAGAAGCACGGTCTGCCCGTTATATTCAAGGCCGCTTACGGAGGAGGAGGTCGCGGCATGCGCGTCGTCCGCAAAATGGAGGATGTGGAGGAGAGCTTCCAGCGAGCCAGTTCCGAGGCCAAGGCCGCCTTCGGAAATGGAGCGATGTTCATCGAGAAGTTCATCGAGCGACCACGTCACATTGAGGTTCAACTGCTGGGAGACAAGGCCGGTAATGTGGTACATCTGTACGAACGTGACTGCTCCGTGCAGCGTCGCCACCAGAAGGTGGTGGAAATCGCCCCAGCGCCACGCCTGCCCATCGAAATCCGGGACAAGATGACGGAGGCAGCAGTGCGCTTGGCCCGCCATGTGGGCTACGAAAACGCCGGAACCGTGGAGTTCCTGTGCGACGAGTCCGGCAACTTCTACTTCATCGAGGTGAACGCCCGTCTGCAGGTGGAGCACACGGTCACCGAGGAGATAACGGGCATCGATCTGGTTCAGTCGCAGATCCGCGTTGCCGAGGGCATGACCCTGCCCGAGTTGGGCTACACGCAGGACAAGATCGTGCCGCGTGGCTATGCCATTCAGTGCCGTGTGACCACCGAGGATCCGGCCAACGATTTCCAGCCCAACACAGGTCGCTTGGAGGTCTTCCGATCTGGCGAAGGTATGGGCATTAGGTTGGACAGTGCGTCCGCCTACGCCGGAGCCATCATTTCGCCATACTACGACTCCCTGCTGGTCAAGGTGATCTCGCACGCCAGCGATCTTCAGAGCTCCGCCTCCAAGATGAACCGTGCCCTAAGGGAATTCCGCATTCGCGGCGTCAAGACCAATATTCCCTTCCTGCTGAACGTGCTGGAGAACCAGAAGTTCCTGCACGGCGTCCTCGATACCTACTTCATCGACGAGCACCCACAACTGTTTAAGTTCAAGCCATCGCTCAATCGTGCCCAGAAGCTGCTCAACTACATGGGTGAGGTGCTGGTCAACGGACCCCAGACTCCTCTCGCCACCACTCTGAAGCCTGCCCTCGTCTCGCCCCACGTTCCCGAGGTTCCGCTGG ATCTGTCCCCGGAAGCTATAGAACGCGAAGAACGTGGCGAGGCAAAAG TTACGGAACCACCGAAGGGACTCCGCGAGGTCCTGGTGTGCGAAGGTCCAGAGGCCTTCGCCAAGGAGGTGCGCAACCGAAAGGAACTGCTGCTCATGGACACCACCTTCCGCGATGCCCACCAGTCGCTGCTGGCCACCCGCGTGCGTTCGCACGATCTGCTGAAGATCTCCCCCTACGTGGCGCACAAGTTCAACAACCTGTATTCGCTGGAGAACTGGGGCGGAGCCACCTTCGACGTGGCGCTGCGCTTCTTGCACGAGTgcccgtgggagcgcctggaGGAGATGCGCAAGCGCATCCCGAACATTCCCTTCCAGATGCTGCTGCGCGGAGCCAACGCCGTCGGCTACACCAGCTATCCGGACAACGTGGTCTACAAGTTCTGTGAGCTGGCTGTGCAGACCGGCATGGACATCTTCAGGGTGTTCGACTCGCTCAACTACCTGCCCAATCTGATCCTCGGCATGGAAGCCGCCGGAAAGGCGGGCGGCGTGGTGGAGGCGGCCATCTCCTATACCGGAGACGTCAGCGATCCCAAGCGCACCAAGTACGACCTGAAGTACTACACTAACCTAGCCGATGAGCTGGTCAAGGCGGGCACCCACGTGCTCTGCATAAAGGACATGGCTGGTCTGCTCAAGCCCGAATCCGCCAG GCTTCTGATCACCGCCATTCGTGACAAGCACCCCGACATCCCAATCCATATCCACACCCACGATACCTCTGGAGCAGGAGTGGCCTCTATGCTGGCATGCGCCAATGCCGGAGCTGATGTGGTGGACGTGGCCGTCGACTCGATGAGCGGCATGACCTCCCAGCCGAGCATGGGTGCCGTAGTGGCCTCTCTGCAAGGCACTCCGCTGGACACGAACTTGGATCTGCGCACGGTGTCGGAGTACTCCGCCTACTGGGAGCAGACCCGCACCCTGTACGCTCCCTTCGAGTGTACCACGACAATGCGGTCGGGCAACGCCGATGTCTACCTCAACGAGATTCCCGGCGGCCAGTACACCAACCTGCAGTTCCAGGCCTTCTCGCTGGGTCTGGGCGACTTCTTCGAGGACGTGAAGAAGGCCTACCGTGAGGCCAACCTGCTGTTGGGCGACATTATCAAGGTGACGCCCTCGTCGAAGGTGGTAGGTGATCTTGCCCAGTTCATGGTGCAGAATGACCTGACCGCCGATCAAGTGCTGGAGCGGGCCGAGGAGCTGTCGTTCCCCAAGTCGGTGGTGGAGTACTTGCAGGGCTCTATTGGCATTCCGCACGGCGGATTCCCCGAGCCGCTGCGTTCGCGAGTGCTCAAGGACATGCCCCGCATCGAGGGACGTCCGGGAGCCGAACTGAAGGACTTGGACTTTGACAAGCTGAAGAAGGAACTGCAGGAATCTCATACCTGCGTCACCAACCGTGATGTCATGTCAGCTGCACTCTACCCGCAGGTGACAAATGATTTCCTGAACTTCCGCGAAAAGTACGGACCCGTCGACAAGCTGGACACTCGAATCTTCCTCACGGGTCCCAAGGTGGGCGAGGAGTTCGACGTACCTCTGGAGCGCGGTAAGACGCTGAGCGTGAAAGCTCTGGCTGTATCCGCCGATCTCAAGCCCAACGGTATCCGCGAGGTATTCTTTGAGTTGAATGGCCAGCTGCGCGCGGTCCACATCCTGGACAAGGAAGCCGTTAAG GAGATCCATGTCCATCCCAAAGCCAACAAGTCGAACAAGAGCGAGGTGGGCGCCCCCATGCCCGGAACTGTCATCGATATCCGCGTGAAGGTTGGCGACAAAGTGGAGAAGGGTCAGCCTCTGGTCGTGCTCTCGGCCATGAAGATGGAGATGGTGGTGCAGTCGCCATTGGCGGGCGTTGTCAAGAAGCTGGAAATTGCCAACGGAACGAAGCTGGAGGGCGAGGACCTCATTATGATTATCGAATAG
- the LOC6621151 gene encoding transducin beta-like protein 3, protein MLAGISEKSYAAEARYTNFYAGGDIAWSPNGHHLYCLNGSAVNQVDVQTSQVIKSYGLTSPLADNKKPAELDNIDVEEDTITCFGLSQEHLVTAHRSGLLRLWELDTGKLVKLWKAQHKGPVIRVEFSPCGRLICTSGGADATLRLWDYSNNSCLGALKDFPGPAWLLVFHPNVLRKEIYAGGSDNSVYAWNYETKTLVHKMRGHLSQVTGLSFKSNASDCNEIVTVSRDKVMIVWQLQEQLESKQLKVLPLYDELEGVVYADEGQQIIVASGSGKLQQVDPKSWKIRDILSQFDFQISRLLHCSELKQLALVTTEQNILVYDVETLEPIKHLVGYNDEILDMCFMGDNDRYLAVATNSKHFKLYDTENDMNCKLIVGHSDTVMSLAASQNLLISVGKDCSVRLWRLQHDKDCSLEALTQQANCHTSTIGCVAMTHNGATGFASVSQDGSMKVWQLVRSKEDRNSYSFNLRYAALSHDKEVNCVAYAPNNKLIATASQDKTAKVWLAESNTLQGVLRGHTRGVWSVRFSPVDQIVLTSSSDCTLRLWSISNFSCIKRFDQECTILRAEFLDHGKFIISAASDGLLKLWNIKTNTCLQSLDEHNDRVWALAVSARSNRFFYTGGADSKLIRFGDVTQVTRNEALDKRQATLEQEQTLHSLLHAQKQLHKAFVLALNLDKPKASFDIINHFVRKRDEPGLRQLVDQLNVDQRVALLQHVKAWTTNSRHSQAGNLILKYLIGDALQDPKARFYNNGNMVEVLTPYVQRHFKRVTELNKELAFLEFIVKCM, encoded by the exons ATGCTGGCGGGTATCAGCGAGAAAAG CTATGCGGCAGAGGCGCGCTACACGAACTTCTACGCCGGCGGCGACATCGCCTGGAGCCCGAATGGCCATCATCTTTACTGCCTCAATGGCTCAGCTGTAAACCAGGTGGATGTGCAGACCTCCCAAGTCATAAAGAGCTATGGCTTGACGTCCCCGTTGGCGGATAACAAGAAGCCGGCGGAGTTGGACAATATCGATGTGGAGGAGGATACGATTACTTGCTTCGGACTGTCCCAAGAGCACCTGGTCACTGCCCATCGAAGTGGCCTGCTAAGGCTGTGGGAGCTGGACACTGGGAAGCTGGTGAAGCTGTGGAAGGCCCAGCACAAGGGACCAGTCATCCGAGTTGAATTCAGTCCCTGCGGCAGGCTTATCTGCACCAGCGGAGGTGCAGACGCCACACTGAGGCTGTGGGACTACTCGAACAACAGTTGTCTGGGTGCCCTCAAGGATTTCCCTGGTCCGGCTTGGCTCCTCGTCTTTCATCCCAATGTGCTGCGCAAAGAGATCTACGCCGGAGGTTCGGATAACTCTGTCTATGCCTGGAACTACGAGACGAAGACACTTGTGCACAAGATGCGAGGTCACCTGTCGCAAGTCACCGGCTTGAGCTTTAAGAGCAACGCGTCCGACTGCAACGAAATCGTGACTGTGAGCCGGGACAAGGTTATGATCGTGTGGCAATTGCAGGAGCAGTTGGAGAGCAAGCAGTTGAAGGTTCTTCCCTTGTACGATGAACTTGAGGGAGTCGTGTACGCGGACGAGGGACAACAGATAATCGTGGCGAGTGGATCGGGCAAGCTGCAACAGGTCGACCCGAAATCTTGGAAGATCAGGGATATTCTCTCTCAATTTGATTTCCAAATCAGTagactgctgcactgcagcGAGCTAAAACAGCTGGCCTTGGTCACTACAGAGCAGAATATCTTGGTCTACGACGTTGAAACCCTGGAACCCATCAAACACTTGGTGGGTTACAACGACGAGATCCTAGACATGTGCTTTATGGGCGACAACGATCGCTACCTGGCCGTTGCCACCAACAGCAAGCACTTCAAGCTGTACGACACGGAGAACGACATGAATTGCAAGCTGATCGTGGGTCACTCGGATACGGTAATGTCCCTCGCTGCCTCCCAAAATCTGCTGATTTCGGTGGGAAAGGACTGCAGCGTTCGGCTTTGGAGGCTTCAGCACGACAAGGATTGCTCGCTTGAGGCTCTGACTCAACAGGCCAACTGCCACACGTCCACTATCGGTTGCGTGGCCATGACGCACAACGGAGCCACCGGCTTTGCATCAGTGAGCCAAGATGGCAGCATGAAGGTGTGGCAGCTCGTCAGAAGTAAGGAGGATCGAAACTCGTACTCCTTCAACCTGCGCTACGCAGCGCTTTCCCACGACAAGGAGGTGAATTGCGTGGCATATGCTCCGAATAACAAGCTTATTGCCACCGCGTCGCAGGACAAGACGGCCAAGGTGTGGCTGGCGGAGTCCAACACGCTACAAGGAGTGCTGCGTGGACACACCCGCGGTGTTTGGAGTGTGCGCTTCTCTCCGGTGGATCAGATCGTGCTCACCTCATCATCGGACTGTACTCTGCGACTCTGGTCCATCAGCAATTTTTCGTGCATAAAACGCTTCGATCAGGAGTGCACCATACTCAGAGCCGAGTTCCTGGATCACGGCAAGTTCATCATCTCCGCTGCTTCGGACGGCCTTCTAAAGCTGTGGAATATCAAGACCAACACATGTCTGCAGTCCCTGGACGAGCACAACGATAGGGTTTGGGCTCTGGCCGTATCCGCCAGGAGCAATCGGTTCTTTTACACCGGCGGCGCTGACTCCAAGCTGATTCGCTTCGGTGATGTCACTCAAGTGACGCGAAACGAAGCGCTGGACAAGCGGCAGGCCACAttggagcaggagcagacTCTACATTCCCTTCTGCACGCCCAGAAGCAGCTTCACAAGGCCTTCGTGTTGGCTCTGAACCTGGACAAGCCCAAAGCCAGTTTCGATATTATCAACCACTTTGTCCGCAAGCGGGATGAGCCCGGTCTCCGCCAATTAGTTGACCAGTTGAACGTTGACCAGCGGGTTGCGCTGCTGCAGCATGTCAAGGCATGGACCACCAACTCGCGCCACTCGCAGGCAGGCAACCTGATCCTTAAGTACTTGATCGGGGATGCTCTTCAGGATCCCAAGGCGAGGTTctacaacaatggcaacatgGTCGAGGTACTCACTCCCTACGTTCAGAGGCACTTCAAGCGGGTCACCGAGCTGAACAAGGAGCTGGCTTTCCTAGAGTTCATTGTCAAGTGCATGTAG
- the LOC6621152 gene encoding pyruvate carboxylase, mitochondrial isoform X2: MFIPAAQSAYRTLRKTQPRVRLNAIFKNGYSSKVEYKPIRSVLVANRGEIAIRVFRACTELGIKSVAVYSEQDKMHMHRQKADESYIVGKGLPPVEAYLNIPELIRVCKENDVDAVHPGYGFLSERSDFAQAVIDAGLRFIGPSPEVVQKMGDKVAARVAAIEAGVPIVPGTDGPVTTKEEALEFCKKHGLPVIFKAAYGGGGRGMRVVRKMEDVEESFQRASSEAKAAFGNGAMFIEKFIERPRHIEVQLLGDKAGNVVHLYERDCSVQRRHQKVVEIAPAPRLPIEIRDKMTEAAVRLARHVGYENAGTVEFLCDESGNFYFIEVNARLQVEHTVTEEITGIDLVQSQIRVAEGMTLPELGYTQDKIVPRGYAIQCRVTTEDPANDFQPNTGRLEVFRSGEGMGIRLDSASAYAGAIISPYYDSLLVKVISHASDLQSSASKMNRALREFRIRGVKTNIPFLLNVLENQKFLHGVLDTYFIDEHPQLFKFKPSLNRAQKLLNYMGEVLVNGPQTPLATTLKPALVSPHVPEVPLVTEPPKGLREVLVCEGPEAFAKEVRNRKELLLMDTTFRDAHQSLLATRVRSHDLLKISPYVAHKFNNLYSLENWGGATFDVALRFLHECPWERLEEMRKRIPNIPFQMLLRGANAVGYTSYPDNVVYKFCELAVQTGMDIFRVFDSLNYLPNLILGMEAAGKAGGVVEAAISYTGDVSDPKRTKYDLKYYTNLADELVKAGTHVLCIKDMAGLLKPESARLLITAIRDKHPDIPIHIHTHDTSGAGVASMLACANAGADVVDVAVDSMSGMTSQPSMGAVVASLQGTPLDTNLDLRTVSEYSAYWEQTRTLYAPFECTTTMRSGNADVYLNEIPGGQYTNLQFQAFSLGLGDFFEDVKKAYREANLLLGDIIKVTPSSKVVGDLAQFMVQNDLTADQVLERAEELSFPKSVVEYLQGSIGIPHGGFPEPLRSRVLKDMPRIEGRPGAELKDLDFDKLKKELQESHTCVTNRDVMSAALYPQVTNDFLNFREKYGPVDKLDTRIFLTGPKVGEEFDVPLERGKTLSVKALAVSADLKPNGIREVFFELNGQLRAVHILDKEAVKEIHVHPKANKSNKSEVGAPMPGTVIDIRVKVGDKVEKGQPLVVLSAMKMEMVVQSPLAGVVKKLEIANGTKLEGEDLIMIIE; the protein is encoded by the exons ATGTTCATTCCGGCCGCCCAGTCCGCGTACAGGACGCTGCGCAAGACACAGCCGCGTGTCCGGCTCAATGCCATCTTCAAAAATGGCTACTCCAGCAAG GTGGAGTACAAGCCCATCCGGTCGGTGCTGGTGGCTAACCGCGGTGAGATCGCCATCCGAGTGTTCCGTGCCTGCACAGAGTTGGGCATCAAATCGGTGGCGGTCTACTCGGAGCAGGACAAGATGCACATGCACCGACAGAAGGCCGACGAGTCGTACATAGTGGGCAAGGGTCTGCCCCCCGTGGAGGCCTACCTCAACATTCCAGAGCTGATCAGGGTGTGCAAGGAGAACGACGTGGATGCCGTGCATCCCGGCTACGGGTTCCTTTCAGAGCGCAGTGACTTCGCCCAGGCGGTGATTGATGCTGGACTGCGCTTCATTGGCCCCTCACCCGAAGTCGTCCAGAAGATGGGTGATAAGGTGGCGGCTCGTGTGGCGGCCATTGAGGCGGGTGTGCCCATTGTACCCGGCACCGATGGTCCAGTGACCACCAAGGAGGAGGCACTGGAGTTCTGCAAGAAGCACGGTCTGCCCGTTATATTCAAGGCCGCTTACGGAGGAGGAGGTCGCGGCATGCGCGTCGTCCGCAAAATGGAGGATGTGGAGGAGAGCTTCCAGCGAGCCAGTTCCGAGGCCAAGGCCGCCTTCGGAAATGGAGCGATGTTCATCGAGAAGTTCATCGAGCGACCACGTCACATTGAGGTTCAACTGCTGGGAGACAAGGCCGGTAATGTGGTACATCTGTACGAACGTGACTGCTCCGTGCAGCGTCGCCACCAGAAGGTGGTGGAAATCGCCCCAGCGCCACGCCTGCCCATCGAAATCCGGGACAAGATGACGGAGGCAGCAGTGCGCTTGGCCCGCCATGTGGGCTACGAAAACGCCGGAACCGTGGAGTTCCTGTGCGACGAGTCCGGCAACTTCTACTTCATCGAGGTGAACGCCCGTCTGCAGGTGGAGCACACGGTCACCGAGGAGATAACGGGCATCGATCTGGTTCAGTCGCAGATCCGCGTTGCCGAGGGCATGACCCTGCCCGAGTTGGGCTACACGCAGGACAAGATCGTGCCGCGTGGCTATGCCATTCAGTGCCGTGTGACCACCGAGGATCCGGCCAACGATTTCCAGCCCAACACAGGTCGCTTGGAGGTCTTCCGATCTGGCGAAGGTATGGGCATTAGGTTGGACAGTGCGTCCGCCTACGCCGGAGCCATCATTTCGCCATACTACGACTCCCTGCTGGTCAAGGTGATCTCGCACGCCAGCGATCTTCAGAGCTCCGCCTCCAAGATGAACCGTGCCCTAAGGGAATTCCGCATTCGCGGCGTCAAGACCAATATTCCCTTCCTGCTGAACGTGCTGGAGAACCAGAAGTTCCTGCACGGCGTCCTCGATACCTACTTCATCGACGAGCACCCACAACTGTTTAAGTTCAAGCCATCGCTCAATCGTGCCCAGAAGCTGCTCAACTACATGGGTGAGGTGCTGGTCAACGGACCCCAGACTCCTCTCGCCACCACTCTGAAGCCTGCCCTCGTCTCGCCCCACGTTCCCGAGGTTCCGCTGG TTACGGAACCACCGAAGGGACTCCGCGAGGTCCTGGTGTGCGAAGGTCCAGAGGCCTTCGCCAAGGAGGTGCGCAACCGAAAGGAACTGCTGCTCATGGACACCACCTTCCGCGATGCCCACCAGTCGCTGCTGGCCACCCGCGTGCGTTCGCACGATCTGCTGAAGATCTCCCCCTACGTGGCGCACAAGTTCAACAACCTGTATTCGCTGGAGAACTGGGGCGGAGCCACCTTCGACGTGGCGCTGCGCTTCTTGCACGAGTgcccgtgggagcgcctggaGGAGATGCGCAAGCGCATCCCGAACATTCCCTTCCAGATGCTGCTGCGCGGAGCCAACGCCGTCGGCTACACCAGCTATCCGGACAACGTGGTCTACAAGTTCTGTGAGCTGGCTGTGCAGACCGGCATGGACATCTTCAGGGTGTTCGACTCGCTCAACTACCTGCCCAATCTGATCCTCGGCATGGAAGCCGCCGGAAAGGCGGGCGGCGTGGTGGAGGCGGCCATCTCCTATACCGGAGACGTCAGCGATCCCAAGCGCACCAAGTACGACCTGAAGTACTACACTAACCTAGCCGATGAGCTGGTCAAGGCGGGCACCCACGTGCTCTGCATAAAGGACATGGCTGGTCTGCTCAAGCCCGAATCCGCCAG GCTTCTGATCACCGCCATTCGTGACAAGCACCCCGACATCCCAATCCATATCCACACCCACGATACCTCTGGAGCAGGAGTGGCCTCTATGCTGGCATGCGCCAATGCCGGAGCTGATGTGGTGGACGTGGCCGTCGACTCGATGAGCGGCATGACCTCCCAGCCGAGCATGGGTGCCGTAGTGGCCTCTCTGCAAGGCACTCCGCTGGACACGAACTTGGATCTGCGCACGGTGTCGGAGTACTCCGCCTACTGGGAGCAGACCCGCACCCTGTACGCTCCCTTCGAGTGTACCACGACAATGCGGTCGGGCAACGCCGATGTCTACCTCAACGAGATTCCCGGCGGCCAGTACACCAACCTGCAGTTCCAGGCCTTCTCGCTGGGTCTGGGCGACTTCTTCGAGGACGTGAAGAAGGCCTACCGTGAGGCCAACCTGCTGTTGGGCGACATTATCAAGGTGACGCCCTCGTCGAAGGTGGTAGGTGATCTTGCCCAGTTCATGGTGCAGAATGACCTGACCGCCGATCAAGTGCTGGAGCGGGCCGAGGAGCTGTCGTTCCCCAAGTCGGTGGTGGAGTACTTGCAGGGCTCTATTGGCATTCCGCACGGCGGATTCCCCGAGCCGCTGCGTTCGCGAGTGCTCAAGGACATGCCCCGCATCGAGGGACGTCCGGGAGCCGAACTGAAGGACTTGGACTTTGACAAGCTGAAGAAGGAACTGCAGGAATCTCATACCTGCGTCACCAACCGTGATGTCATGTCAGCTGCACTCTACCCGCAGGTGACAAATGATTTCCTGAACTTCCGCGAAAAGTACGGACCCGTCGACAAGCTGGACACTCGAATCTTCCTCACGGGTCCCAAGGTGGGCGAGGAGTTCGACGTACCTCTGGAGCGCGGTAAGACGCTGAGCGTGAAAGCTCTGGCTGTATCCGCCGATCTCAAGCCCAACGGTATCCGCGAGGTATTCTTTGAGTTGAATGGCCAGCTGCGCGCGGTCCACATCCTGGACAAGGAAGCCGTTAAG GAGATCCATGTCCATCCCAAAGCCAACAAGTCGAACAAGAGCGAGGTGGGCGCCCCCATGCCCGGAACTGTCATCGATATCCGCGTGAAGGTTGGCGACAAAGTGGAGAAGGGTCAGCCTCTGGTCGTGCTCTCGGCCATGAAGATGGAGATGGTGGTGCAGTCGCCATTGGCGGGCGTTGTCAAGAAGCTGGAAATTGCCAACGGAACGAAGCTGGAGGGCGAGGACCTCATTATGATTATCGAATAG